A genomic segment from Aegilops tauschii subsp. strangulata cultivar AL8/78 chromosome 1, Aet v6.0, whole genome shotgun sequence encodes:
- the LOC109765085 gene encoding dual specificity protein phosphatase PHS1 isoform X1 translates to MEQGAARQDEARKEREAPPPVPFPRVVSLFFGGDISTTAQSFEKWVSLVRLRSGTFRPSGFPRRNSKIEVMPSGSFSLFGSADLREEVAKAEAASREKNPTLDQPPEISLWERLGNASALDIESSGFSWNMLSSLHHTEHSSSSEHSEDEMTKALEMTVNSGGVVFFALFSAGNNGLPKEEAAVIKFAASKMATQAELLGYEFARLLGVQTPQARIVHNSSLEWQAIKHAAEKARAIAVSNNDEIGEMTCSELLEALELSRCLLLMSYFHGSPLLESSKAFSSRQAACVTSSSLGRVLMLDLILRNEDRLPCRQLGWRGNPANLMISDRSSLPSMDRFEESKGTLENSNPLFSNIFQKEKQFHSANGRLDSPEVDLMSGKADALKSVQENAESASGTFHIVAIDTGVPRRPPAGRRVKDHERYPKVVELILNNSDHSANILYEISGGRLGIPGPDEAITSTDSCCSLSDEDNAAAIHEFRVAFRAALRDLEGFHLFLLQLYQKLDGVLRVFSSIITKSSEESDHNDIAISDFPSPGASYSTPCPPNKHVNSEPHSDSGTQKNATKTSSAGSRGSSDSPMSRDSWSGKHLKGSADAPRSRMTMRLRDFYKTPKVDVDPELLKEIEQWNEAFKTDVIRFCQENNFHSGFFDGTENNMAADAYELKVRLEHIIERTSLVSDAANTERPSLVVNNLFIGGALAARSKYTLQHLGITHILCLCSNEIGQSDTQFPDLFQYKNFSISDDDDANISDLFEEASDFIDQVDRVGGKVLIHCFEGKSRSATVVLAYLMLRKGFTLAKAWNLLKKVHRRAQPNDGFAKALLALDKKLHGKASMDWQQKRPEMKVCPICGKNVGLSTSSLKLHLQKAHRRLSQGSVDSAMTMEIQKSIESLRISRGGSLSPSQKLAKAFADELSF, encoded by the exons ATGGAACAGGGGGCAGCGCGGCAAGACGAGGCACGCAAGGAGCGGGAGGCGCCGCCGCCGGTCCCTTTCCCCAGG GTGGTTTCTTTGTTCTTTGGGGGTGATATCTCAACAACGGCACAGTCATTCGAGAAATGGGTGTCGCTGGTACGTTTGCGGAGCGGGACATTTCGCCCATCTGGGTTCCCACGTCGCAATTCAAAGATTGAAGTGATGCCAAGTGGAAGCTTCTCACTTTTTGGCAGCGCAGACTTAAG GGAGGAAGTGGCTAAAGCAGAAGCAGCGAGCAGAGAAAAGAATCCTACGCTTGATCAGCCTCCTGAAATAAGCTTGTGGGAGAGGCTTGGGAATGCTTCTGCTTTGGACATTGAATCATCCGGCTTTTCATGGAATATGCTGTCATCTCTGCACCATACAGAACACAGTAGTAGTTCAGAACACTCTGAAGATGAGATGACTAAAGCTCTTGAG ATGACTGTGAACTCTGGTGGCGTTGTATTCTTTGCTCTATTTAGTGCGGGTAACAATGGTTTACCaaaagaagaagcagctgttatAAAGTTTGCAGCGTCAAAGATGGCAACACAGGCAGAACTTTTGGGATATGAATTTGCACGGTTGCTTGGAGTTCAGACACCACAA GCTAGGATAGTGCATAATTCTAGTCTGGAGTGGCAGGCGATAAAACATGCCGCAGAAAAAGCACGAGCAATAGCGGTTTCAAATAATGATGAGATTGGTGAGATGACTTGCTCAGAGTTGTTGGAAGCTCTTGAGCTAAGCCGATGCCTTCTTCTAATGAG TTATTTTCATGGCTCACCCCTGCTAGAGAGTTCAAAGGCATTCAGTTCACGGCAAGCTGCGTGCGTTACTTCTTCATCCCTTGGAAGGGTCTTGATGTTAGATCTGATACTCAGGAATGAGGATAGGCTCCCATGCCGCCAGCTTGGCTGGCGTGGCAATCCGGCAAACTTGATGATTTCGGATAGATCATCCTTGCCCAGTATGGACAGATTTGAGGAGTCTAAGGGCACTTTGGAAAACTCCAACCCACTGTTTtctaatattttccaaaaagaaaaacagttCCACTCTGCAAACGGAAGATTAGATTCTCCGGAGGTGGATCTCATGTCAGGAAAAGCAGATGCATTGAAAAGTGTACAAGAAAATGCTGAAAGTGCGAGCGGGACTTTCCACATTGTAGCAATTGACACTGGGGTGCCCCGTCGCCCACCTGCAGGGAGACGTGTCAAAGATCATGAACGGTATCCCAAAGTTGTAGAACTCATTTTGAATAACTCGGACCACTCCGCGAATATCTTATATGAAATTTCCGGTGGTAGGCTTGGGATTCCTGGACCTGATGAGGCAATCACTTCCACTGATTCTTGCTGCTCTCTTTCTGATGAAGACAATGCTGCTGCGATTCACGAATTCCGAGTGGCATTTCGTGCAGCTCTTAGGGATCTGGAGGGTTTCCATCTATTTCTTCTCCAGCTATACCAAAAATTGGATGGTGTTCTGCGAGTTTTCTCGTCCATAATTACTAAAAGCTCTGAGGAATCTGACCATAATGATATTGCAATTTCTGATTTCCCATCTCCGGGAGCCAGCTACAGTACCCCTTGTCCACCTAATAAGCACGTGAACAGTGAGCCTCATAGTGACTCTGGAACGCAAAAAAATGCCACAAAGACATCTTCTGCGGGATCCCGCGGAAGCTCAGATTCTCCTATGTCCAGGGACAGTTGGAGTGGTAAACACTTGAAGGGGAGTGCAGATGCTCCCCGAAGTAGAATGACAATGAGACTTCGTGATTTTTATAAGACTCCGAAG GTTGATGTCGATCCTGAATTGCTCAAGGAGATAGAACAATGGAATGAAGCGTTTAAGACCGACGTGATCAGATTTTGTCAGGAGAACAATTTTCATTCTGGATTCTTTGATGGAACTGAGAACAACATGGCGGCAGATGCCTACGAGTTAAAG GTGCGCCTTGAACACATCATTGAAAGGACATCGTTGGTCTCTGATGCTGCAAATACTGAGCGACCTTCTCTCGTGGTCAACAACTTATTTATAGGTGGGGCTCTCGCTGCAAGGTCTAAGTACACCCTCCAGCATTTGGGCATTACCCATATACTATGTTTGTGTTCGAATGAGATTGGTCAATCTGATACCCAGTTTCCTGATCTTTTTCAGTACAAGAACTTTTCA attagtgatgatgatgatgcaaaCATCAGCGATCTTTTTGAAGAAGCATCAGATTTTATTGACCAGGTCGACCGTGTTGGGGGTAAGGTCCTCATCCATTGCTTTGAAGGGAAAAGCCGGAGCGCCACGGTCGTCCTTGCCTACTTGATGCTCAGAAA GGGCTTCACACTTGCGAAAGCCTGGAACTTACTAAAGAAAGTACACCGCCGTGCGCAACCGAACGACGGCTTCGCCAAGGCCCTGCTAGCTCTGGACAAGAAACTGCACGGCAAGGCGTCGATGGACTGGCAGCAGAAGCGGCCGGAGATGAAGGTGTGCCCGATATGCGGCAAGAACGTGGGGCTGAGCACCAGCTCGCTGAAGCTGCACCTGCAGAAGGCACACAGGCGGCTGTCGCAGGGCAGCGTGGACAGCGCCATGACCATGGAGATCCAGAAGTCGATCGAGTCGCTCCGGATCAGCCGCGGCGGGAGCCTCAGCCCTTCCCAGAAGCTGGCCAAGGCGTTCGCCGACGAGCTCAGTTTCTGA
- the LOC109765085 gene encoding dual specificity protein phosphatase PHS1 isoform X2: MEQGAARQDEARKEREAPPPVPFPRENEEERNLKLPSRVVSLFFGGDISTTAQSFEKWVSLVRLRSGTFRPSGFPRRNSKIEVMPSGSFSLFGSADLREEVAKAEAASREKNPTLDQPPEISLWERLGNASALDIESSGFSWNMLSSLHHTEHSSSSEHSEDEMTKALEMTVNSGGVVFFALFSAGNNGLPKEEAAVIKFAASKMATQAELLGYEFARLLGVQTPQARIVHNSSLEWQAIKHAAEKARAIAVSNNDEIGEMTCSELLEALELSRCLLLMSYFHGSPLLESSKAFSSRQAACVTSSSLGRVLMLDLILRNEDRLPCRQLGWRGNPANLMISDRSSLPSMDRFEESKGTLENSNPLFSNIFQKEKQFHSANGRLDSPEVDLMSGKADALKSVQENAESASGTFHIVAIDTGVPRRPPAGRRVKDHERYPKVVELILNNSDHSANILYEISGGRLGIPGPDEAITSTDSCCSLSDEDNAAAIHEFRVAFRAALRDLEGFHLFLLQLYQKLDGVLRVFSSIITKSSEESDHNDIAISDFPSPGASYSTPCPPNKHVNSEPHSDSGTQKNATKTSSAGSRGSSDSPMSRDSWSGKHLKGSADAPRSRMTMRLRDFYKTPKVDVDPELLKEIEQWNEAFKTDVIRFCQENNFHSGFFDGTENNMAADAYELKVRLEHIIERTSLVSDAANTERPSLVVNNLFIGGALAARSKYTLQHLGITHILCLCSNEIGQSDTQFPDLFQYKNFSISDDDDANISDLFEEASDFIDQVDRVGGKVLIHCFEGKSRSATVVLAYLMLRKGFTLAKAWNLLKKVHRRAQPNDGFAKALLALDKKLHGKASMDWQQKRPEMKVCPICGKNVGLSTSSLKLHLQKAHRRLSQGSVDSAMTMEIQKSIESLRISRGGSLSPSQKLAKAFADELSF; the protein is encoded by the exons ATGGAACAGGGGGCAGCGCGGCAAGACGAGGCACGCAAGGAGCGGGAGGCGCCGCCGCCGGTCCCTTTCCCCAGG GAAAACGAGGAGGAGAGAAATCTGAAGCTACCCTCTCGT GTGGTTTCTTTGTTCTTTGGGGGTGATATCTCAACAACGGCACAGTCATTCGAGAAATGGGTGTCGCTGGTACGTTTGCGGAGCGGGACATTTCGCCCATCTGGGTTCCCACGTCGCAATTCAAAGATTGAAGTGATGCCAAGTGGAAGCTTCTCACTTTTTGGCAGCGCAGACTTAAG GGAGGAAGTGGCTAAAGCAGAAGCAGCGAGCAGAGAAAAGAATCCTACGCTTGATCAGCCTCCTGAAATAAGCTTGTGGGAGAGGCTTGGGAATGCTTCTGCTTTGGACATTGAATCATCCGGCTTTTCATGGAATATGCTGTCATCTCTGCACCATACAGAACACAGTAGTAGTTCAGAACACTCTGAAGATGAGATGACTAAAGCTCTTGAG ATGACTGTGAACTCTGGTGGCGTTGTATTCTTTGCTCTATTTAGTGCGGGTAACAATGGTTTACCaaaagaagaagcagctgttatAAAGTTTGCAGCGTCAAAGATGGCAACACAGGCAGAACTTTTGGGATATGAATTTGCACGGTTGCTTGGAGTTCAGACACCACAA GCTAGGATAGTGCATAATTCTAGTCTGGAGTGGCAGGCGATAAAACATGCCGCAGAAAAAGCACGAGCAATAGCGGTTTCAAATAATGATGAGATTGGTGAGATGACTTGCTCAGAGTTGTTGGAAGCTCTTGAGCTAAGCCGATGCCTTCTTCTAATGAG TTATTTTCATGGCTCACCCCTGCTAGAGAGTTCAAAGGCATTCAGTTCACGGCAAGCTGCGTGCGTTACTTCTTCATCCCTTGGAAGGGTCTTGATGTTAGATCTGATACTCAGGAATGAGGATAGGCTCCCATGCCGCCAGCTTGGCTGGCGTGGCAATCCGGCAAACTTGATGATTTCGGATAGATCATCCTTGCCCAGTATGGACAGATTTGAGGAGTCTAAGGGCACTTTGGAAAACTCCAACCCACTGTTTtctaatattttccaaaaagaaaaacagttCCACTCTGCAAACGGAAGATTAGATTCTCCGGAGGTGGATCTCATGTCAGGAAAAGCAGATGCATTGAAAAGTGTACAAGAAAATGCTGAAAGTGCGAGCGGGACTTTCCACATTGTAGCAATTGACACTGGGGTGCCCCGTCGCCCACCTGCAGGGAGACGTGTCAAAGATCATGAACGGTATCCCAAAGTTGTAGAACTCATTTTGAATAACTCGGACCACTCCGCGAATATCTTATATGAAATTTCCGGTGGTAGGCTTGGGATTCCTGGACCTGATGAGGCAATCACTTCCACTGATTCTTGCTGCTCTCTTTCTGATGAAGACAATGCTGCTGCGATTCACGAATTCCGAGTGGCATTTCGTGCAGCTCTTAGGGATCTGGAGGGTTTCCATCTATTTCTTCTCCAGCTATACCAAAAATTGGATGGTGTTCTGCGAGTTTTCTCGTCCATAATTACTAAAAGCTCTGAGGAATCTGACCATAATGATATTGCAATTTCTGATTTCCCATCTCCGGGAGCCAGCTACAGTACCCCTTGTCCACCTAATAAGCACGTGAACAGTGAGCCTCATAGTGACTCTGGAACGCAAAAAAATGCCACAAAGACATCTTCTGCGGGATCCCGCGGAAGCTCAGATTCTCCTATGTCCAGGGACAGTTGGAGTGGTAAACACTTGAAGGGGAGTGCAGATGCTCCCCGAAGTAGAATGACAATGAGACTTCGTGATTTTTATAAGACTCCGAAG GTTGATGTCGATCCTGAATTGCTCAAGGAGATAGAACAATGGAATGAAGCGTTTAAGACCGACGTGATCAGATTTTGTCAGGAGAACAATTTTCATTCTGGATTCTTTGATGGAACTGAGAACAACATGGCGGCAGATGCCTACGAGTTAAAG GTGCGCCTTGAACACATCATTGAAAGGACATCGTTGGTCTCTGATGCTGCAAATACTGAGCGACCTTCTCTCGTGGTCAACAACTTATTTATAGGTGGGGCTCTCGCTGCAAGGTCTAAGTACACCCTCCAGCATTTGGGCATTACCCATATACTATGTTTGTGTTCGAATGAGATTGGTCAATCTGATACCCAGTTTCCTGATCTTTTTCAGTACAAGAACTTTTCA attagtgatgatgatgatgcaaaCATCAGCGATCTTTTTGAAGAAGCATCAGATTTTATTGACCAGGTCGACCGTGTTGGGGGTAAGGTCCTCATCCATTGCTTTGAAGGGAAAAGCCGGAGCGCCACGGTCGTCCTTGCCTACTTGATGCTCAGAAA GGGCTTCACACTTGCGAAAGCCTGGAACTTACTAAAGAAAGTACACCGCCGTGCGCAACCGAACGACGGCTTCGCCAAGGCCCTGCTAGCTCTGGACAAGAAACTGCACGGCAAGGCGTCGATGGACTGGCAGCAGAAGCGGCCGGAGATGAAGGTGTGCCCGATATGCGGCAAGAACGTGGGGCTGAGCACCAGCTCGCTGAAGCTGCACCTGCAGAAGGCACACAGGCGGCTGTCGCAGGGCAGCGTGGACAGCGCCATGACCATGGAGATCCAGAAGTCGATCGAGTCGCTCCGGATCAGCCGCGGCGGGAGCCTCAGCCCTTCCCAGAAGCTGGCCAAGGCGTTCGCCGACGAGCTCAGTTTCTGA
- the LOC109765098 gene encoding dirigent protein 22 produces the protein MDDGCIQQLSVITTSSRLLMAAPHRASAARPLPLLAPLVALLFLAAATTTATAAADGVPTAAGNGGMTHLHFYFHEIYTAGPNGTTAAVASPPAGAGGSSFGFGSVTVVDDMLREGADPASRLIGRAQGLTAAASLSEVAITTLLNFVFTDGPYNGSTLAMFGRALLGTVMERPIVGGTGAFRMARGYTHSRMVKSADPDNQLVLEYDAYVLH, from the coding sequence ATGGATGATGGATGCATCCAGCAACTCAGCGTTATCACCACATCTTCTCGCCTGCTCATGGCGGCGCCTCATCGTGCAAGCGCAGCCCGGCCGCTGCCACTTCTCGCGCCGCTCGTCGCCTTACTCTTCCTCGCGGCGGCAACCACCACGGCAACAGCGGCCGCAGACGGTGTCCCCACCGCCGCCGGCAACGGCGGCATGACGCACCTCCACTTCTACTTCCACGAGATATACACCGCCGGGCCGAACGGCACGACGGCGGCTGTGGCGTCCCCGCCGGCGGGCGCCGGCGGCTCGTCCTTCGGGTTCGGCTCCGTGACCGTGGTCGACGACATGCTCCGCGAGGGCGCCGACCCGGCGTCCCGCCTCATCGGCCGCGCGCAGGggctcaccgccgccgcctcgctctCGGAGGTGGCGATCACGACGCTGCTCAACTTCGTGTTCACGGACGGGCCGTACAATGGCAGCACGCTGGCGATGTTCGGCCGCGCGCTGCTGGGCACGGTGATGGAGCGGCCGATCGTGGGGGGCACCGGCGCGTTCCGGATGGCGCGCGGGTACACGCACAGCCGGATGGTCAAGTCCGCGGACCCCGACAAccagctcgtcctcgagtacgACGCCTACGTCCTCCACTAG